The Campylobacter concisus genome has a window encoding:
- a CDS encoding RNA-directed DNA polymerase, which produces MQNAQYKQTNGIPQGSVLMDFIAEIVLGYIDRILGVTLQRQGIVDYKILRYRDDYRIFVNNSNDGEMVLKLLSEIMMPFGLKLNASKTKGSQDIITQSIKKDKLAWLFIPKNYRIGLQKQLLLIRQHGINYTNSASLVTALNKFDKKIEKIRNKKVKIRNVEQLISIAQQILHIVTQRQYQYVVQLLVNYF; this is translated from the coding sequence ATTCAAAATGCACAATATAAACAGACCAATGGTATTCCGCAAGGTTCCGTGTTAATGGACTTTATTGCTGAAATTGTATTGGGATATATAGATAGAATATTGGGCGTTACTCTTCAAAGGCAGGGTATTGTAGACTATAAAATCCTTCGCTATCGCGATGATTATCGGATATTTGTTAATAACTCTAATGATGGAGAAATGGTTTTAAAATTACTTTCTGAAATTATGATGCCTTTTGGATTGAAATTAAATGCAAGCAAAACAAAAGGGAGTCAAGATATTATTACTCAATCAATAAAAAAGGATAAGTTAGCTTGGTTATTTATTCCAAAAAATTATCGAATCGGTTTACAGAAGCAACTATTGCTTATTAGACAGCATGGTATTAATTATACTAATTCTGCTAGCTTAGTTACAGCATTAAACAAATTTGATAAAAAGATAGAAAAAATTAGAAATAAAAAAGTAAAAATACGAAATGTAGAGCAGCTTATTAGTATTGCACAACAGATATTGCATATAGTAACCCAAAGGCAGTACCAGTATGTTGTGCAATTATTAGTAAATTACTTCTAG
- a CDS encoding DUF3737 family protein produces the protein MQERNAEIFTGERAIFGAKGINFTNCIFEDGESPLKHSSNLKLNECVFAYKYPLWYASDITLNGGYLEPLARAGMWYSKNLSFKDVLINAPKSFRKSSQILLENVNFSDASETLWGCAEAKIKNVFAKGDYFGANSENLEIDGLSLDGNYCFDSCKNLRITNSKLISKDAFWNCENVVAQNCLISGEYLAWNAKNVTLINCTIKSLQALCYVENLVVKDCIFMDTSLAFEYSSVDVSTKSAIKSVKNPKSGVIRAGKIEEIIIDGSLVDASKIEIITDEI, from the coding sequence ATGCAAGAGAGAAATGCAGAAATTTTCACAGGAGAACGCGCGATATTTGGGGCAAAGGGGATAAATTTTACTAACTGCATCTTTGAAGATGGTGAGTCACCACTAAAGCACAGCTCAAATTTAAAGCTAAATGAGTGCGTTTTTGCCTACAAATATCCACTTTGGTACGCAAGCGACATCACGCTAAATGGCGGCTATCTCGAGCCTCTAGCAAGAGCTGGCATGTGGTACAGCAAAAATTTAAGCTTCAAAGACGTGCTCATAAACGCTCCAAAAAGCTTTAGAAAAAGCTCGCAAATTTTGCTCGAAAATGTAAATTTCTCAGACGCTAGCGAGACACTTTGGGGGTGCGCAGAAGCGAAGATAAAAAACGTCTTTGCAAAAGGGGATTACTTCGGGGCAAATAGCGAAAATTTAGAGATTGATGGGCTAAGCTTGGACGGCAACTACTGCTTTGATAGCTGCAAAAACCTTCGCATCACAAACTCAAAGCTCATCTCAAAAGACGCCTTTTGGAACTGCGAAAACGTGGTTGCGCAAAACTGCCTCATCTCAGGCGAATACCTGGCCTGGAACGCGAAAAATGTGACACTCATAAACTGCACGATAAAGAGCTTGCAAGCACTTTGCTACGTAGAAAATTTGGTTGTAAAAGATTGCATTTTTATGGATACAAGCCTTGCTTTTGAGTATTCAAGCGTCGATGTGAGCACCAAAAGCGCGATAAAAAGTGTGAAAAATCCAAAAAGTGGCGTCATAAGAGCTGGCAAGATAGAGGAGATCATCATAGACGGCAGCTTGGTTGATGCAAGCAAGATAGAGATCATCACGGATGAAATTTAG
- the dcd gene encoding dCTP deaminase: protein MGLKADSWIRKMSVEKSMIVPFAEEQVGRGVVSYGVSSYGYDIRVGDEFKIFTNIGGTVVDPKNFDEKNVVDFKGDVCIVPPNSFALARTVEYFNMPDNVLAICLGKSTYARCGIIVNVTPFEPGFKGHITIEISNTTPLPAKIYANEGIAQVLFIEGDEPCEVTYADKNGKYQAQEGITLPRILK, encoded by the coding sequence ATGGGTTTAAAAGCAGACTCTTGGATAAGGAAAATGTCGGTTGAGAAGAGCATGATCGTGCCATTTGCCGAGGAGCAAGTGGGGCGCGGTGTCGTTAGCTACGGCGTTTCTAGCTACGGCTATGATATCCGCGTGGGCGATGAGTTTAAAATTTTCACAAACATAGGCGGAACCGTCGTTGATCCAAAGAATTTTGATGAGAAAAATGTGGTTGATTTTAAGGGCGATGTCTGCATCGTGCCGCCAAACTCTTTTGCTTTGGCACGCACGGTCGAGTACTTTAACATGCCTGATAACGTGCTAGCGATATGCCTTGGCAAGAGCACATACGCAAGGTGCGGCATCATCGTAAATGTCACACCTTTTGAGCCGGGATTTAAGGGGCATATCACGATAGAGATCTCAAACACGACGCCACTTCCTGCGAAGATCTACGCAAATGAGGGGATCGCGCAGGTGCTATTTATCGAAGGTGATGAGCCTTGCGAGGTAACGTATGCTGATAAAAACGGCAAATACCAAGCCCAAGAAGGCATCACGCTGCCTAGAATTTTAAAATAA
- a CDS encoding motility associated factor glycosyltransferase family protein: MTEKKDKKVAAKTKETKLNGITNPIFEKNLQALFQQDEVLAARLFSMTSQNKYEIVLGKNDPLDINIINKETSESIYENPVEETYKMLDEIEKKYKRYPGLFFYGLGNGVFYKALAKNKTHKSIAIIEPEIEIIYSVLNLIDLSEELEKEQIVLFFSEFTTHTQFHYLIVNAELEPYSKTYNLIIHSKFYDQFSDDYIDINKKFAEAFSHIVIAHGNSIDDLLIGTRQNIENLPEMFKNYCYHDLIKKRHKLVDTAIIVSTGPSLDKQLETLKKFAPYVSIISVDASYPILARNGIKPDYVTSIERMIPTSTFFEKKHPDVDEDIYFVISSVTHTQSVKNILPRRLVLTMKPQHEEKMFGLKKYGYLGVGHSCANMAYQLAYVLGHKNIVFIGQDLAFGKDGASHAKGHTIAQPDENLYITAYGGEGEVRTTYVWTLFKNQFENDIEQSKLENITSYNCTEGGARIEGTIERPFLEVMRELCVDKKEKKLPHIPKNSEKTTNNDMLKAYKVIQEKIKMQTFLKKELEKVFLEVTPRIDELNLLREQDKITQKHFDELLKIVKKVDKAKDFISKRKYMKYIQNVFMISVFYQELELAKISVAPSDTNKEKIDKLFEWANAHKYWLFSAAGGINADIETTKEASKPLIKELKKRGIFPKED, encoded by the coding sequence ATGACAGAGAAAAAAGATAAAAAAGTAGCTGCTAAGACAAAAGAAACAAAGCTAAACGGTATAACAAATCCTATCTTTGAGAAGAATCTTCAAGCACTATTTCAGCAAGATGAAGTTTTGGCTGCTAGGCTATTTAGTATGACATCACAAAATAAATATGAGATAGTTTTAGGGAAAAATGATCCTTTGGATATAAATATCATAAACAAAGAGACGTCTGAATCCATATATGAAAATCCTGTCGAAGAGACATATAAGATGCTTGATGAGATAGAAAAAAAATACAAAAGATACCCAGGTCTTTTTTTCTATGGTCTTGGAAATGGTGTATTTTATAAAGCTCTAGCAAAAAATAAGACTCATAAAAGCATTGCTATCATTGAGCCAGAGATCGAAATAATTTATAGCGTTTTAAATTTGATCGATCTATCTGAAGAGTTAGAAAAAGAGCAGATAGTGCTATTTTTCTCAGAATTTACAACTCACACACAGTTTCACTATCTTATAGTAAACGCTGAGTTAGAACCCTACTCAAAGACATACAATTTAATAATACACTCTAAATTTTATGATCAATTTTCAGATGACTATATAGATATAAATAAAAAATTTGCAGAGGCATTTTCTCATATAGTTATAGCCCATGGCAACTCTATAGATGATCTTTTGATAGGCACAAGGCAAAATATAGAAAATTTACCAGAGATGTTTAAAAATTATTGCTACCATGATCTAATCAAAAAGAGGCATAAGCTAGTTGATACAGCCATAATTGTCTCTACTGGCCCAAGTTTAGACAAGCAGCTAGAGACACTTAAAAAATTTGCACCTTATGTAAGTATTATAAGTGTCGATGCTTCATACCCCATACTTGCTAGAAATGGTATAAAGCCTGACTACGTAACATCGATTGAACGCATGATACCAACATCTACTTTTTTTGAAAAAAAACACCCAGATGTTGATGAAGATATATATTTTGTTATTTCTTCGGTGACCCATACACAAAGCGTAAAAAATATATTACCAAGACGCTTAGTGCTTACCATGAAGCCACAACATGAAGAGAAGATGTTCGGTTTAAAAAAATATGGCTATTTAGGAGTAGGACATAGTTGTGCAAACATGGCTTATCAGTTGGCCTATGTGTTAGGACATAAAAATATTGTTTTTATAGGTCAGGATCTTGCTTTTGGCAAAGATGGAGCAAGTCATGCAAAAGGTCATACTATAGCTCAGCCAGATGAAAATTTATATATCACAGCTTATGGTGGCGAAGGAGAAGTACGAACAACTTATGTTTGGACGCTATTTAAAAATCAGTTTGAAAATGATATTGAGCAGTCCAAACTCGAAAATATAACTTCGTATAACTGTACTGAAGGTGGTGCAAGAATAGAAGGAACTATAGAAAGACCATTTTTGGAGGTTATGAGAGAGCTTTGTGTGGATAAAAAAGAAAAGAAACTGCCTCACATACCAAAAAATAGTGAAAAAACAACAAATAACGATATGCTAAAAGCCTATAAAGTAATACAAGAAAAGATAAAAATGCAAACCTTTTTGAAGAAAGAGCTTGAAAAAGTATTTTTAGAAGTTACTCCTAGGATAGATGAGTTAAATTTACTAAGAGAACAAGACAAGATAACTCAAAAGCATTTTGATGAACTTTTAAAAATAGTCAAGAAAGTAGATAAAGCCAAAGACTTTATATCAAAAAGAAAGTATATGAAATACATACAAAATGTTTTTATGATATCGGTTTTCTACCAGGAGCTAGAGCTTGCTAAAATTTCTGTAGCACCTAGCGATACGAACAAAGAAAAAATAGATAAGTTATTTGAATGGGCAAATGCTCATAAATACTGGCTATTTTCGGCAGCTGGTGGCATAAATGCTGATATAGAAACAACAAAAGAAGCCTCTAAGCCTCTTATAAAAGAGCTTAAAAAACGTGGAATATTTCCAAAAGAAGACTAA